The segment GGCTGGAACTGCCCCTGCGTCGCCATCCGCGAGGTGGTGGGCTTTCCCTTCCGCCACGTCACGCCCCGGGGCAAGTGGGCTTGGCGCCTGCGTCACACCAAGTGGCTGTGGTTCGCCCTTTACATGGGGGTGATCGGGGTCTTCCTGTTCCCGCCCAACGAATGGTCGGTGGCATACGTCGGCCTGTTCACCGGAGTGGTGATCCTGCCCTACTTCGCCTCGATGCTGTTGTCGCCTTGGATCGGCAACCGGGGCTATTGCCGCTACCTCTGCCCCTACGGGGCGACCTTCGGCCTCTTGAACAAGGTCGGCTTCTACCGCGTCGACTATCAGAGAAGCACCTGCACCGACTGCGGCACCTGTACCCAAGTCTGCGACATGGGCATCCCCGTCCTGGAACTGGGCAAGGCCAAGGGCAGGATCGACGTGGCCGACTGCATGGGCTGCGGCCGCTGCGTCACCGAATGCCCGTCGGGCAGTCTGGCCTTCCGCGATGCCCGCGACCTGCTGGCGCCGCGGCGCCGCGACCGGCAATGGCTGCGCGCTTGGGCGACCGGGGCGCTGCCGCGTTCCCGCTGGCAGATGCTGGCCTTCGCCGCCCTGCTGGCCCTGGTGGTCGGCGCTTCCTGGACCCTGCACGAAGCGGT is part of the Magnetospirillum sp. WYHS-4 genome and harbors:
- a CDS encoding 4Fe-4S dicluster domain-containing protein codes for the protein GWNCPCVAIREVVGFPFRHVTPRGKWAWRLRHTKWLWFALYMGVIGVFLFPPNEWSVAYVGLFTGVVILPYFASMLLSPWIGNRGYCRYLCPYGATFGLLNKVGFYRVDYQRSTCTDCGTCTQVCDMGIPVLELGKAKGRIDVADCMGCGRCVTECPSGSLAFRDARDLLAPRRRDRQWLRAWATGALPRSRWQMLAFAALLALVVGASWTLHEAVGTNLELTASLWGSLCLAP